One segment of Polyodon spathula isolate WHYD16114869_AA chromosome 20, ASM1765450v1, whole genome shotgun sequence DNA contains the following:
- the LOC121295470 gene encoding serine/arginine-rich splicing factor 6-like, translating to MEHNPQPQPQPKPKPEPEPEPEPEPEPPSRSRSRSRSRSRSRSRSRSRSRSRSRSRSRSRSRSRSRSRSRSRLFTPVRERTLYEETKNLSKIFWTFEGLLKHLTEQISETSSQSGGDPDPRDLEDQHKEAPPAAKPSSSRGSSQSSLPSWGAEGSESTTELIQLGDSAHTFITKQDKPTAPLPSTLTSSDPPRTPVPPSWGTPFSRLSPCSPPTSSRSTDPTRGAPSHRPLCKQAPSRSPREWRSARSLTSGC from the exons ATGGAACATAAT CCGCAGCCGCAGCCGCAGCCGAAGCCGAAGCCGGAGCCGGAGCCGGAGCCGGAGCCGGAGCCGGAGCCGCCGAGCCGGAGCCGGAGCCGGAGCCGGAGCCGAAGCCGAAGCCGAAGCCGAAGCCGGAGCCGGAGCCGGAGCCGGAGCCGGAGCCGGAGCCGAAGCCGAAGCCGAAGCCGAAGCCGAAGCCGAAGCCGAAGCCGCTTGTTCACGCCGGTGCGG gagAGAACATTGTACGAGGAAACAAAGAATCTATCAAAAATCTTCTGGACATTTGAGGGGCTGCTCAAGCACCTTACAGAACAGATAAGCGAGACGTCTTCTCAAAGTGGAG gTGATCCAGACCCCAGGGATCTTGAGGACCAACACAAAGAGGCTCCCCCTGCAGCCAAGCCGTCGTCATCCAGAGG GTCCTCCCAGTCGTCTCTCCCATCCTGGGGTGCTGAGGGCTCTGAGTCCACGACTGAGCTGATCCAGCTGGGGGACTCGGCCCACACGTTCATCACCAAACAAGACA AGCCCACCGCCCCCCTGCCCAGCACGCTCACCTCCTCGGACCCCCCCCGAACGCCAGTGCCACCCAGCTGGGGCACCCCATTCAGCAGGCTATCCCCCTGCAGCCCCCCTACCAGCTCCCGCAGCACAGACCCGACCCGTGGAGCACCCAGCCACCGCCCCCTCTGCAAACA